A region from the Benincasa hispida cultivar B227 chromosome 8, ASM972705v1, whole genome shotgun sequence genome encodes:
- the LOC120082552 gene encoding uncharacterized protein LOC120082552, with protein sequence MGWDPTIIGKWKPMHFFFVLLMNCFRGFKFPSLYVFCEPFFQNRSENTTSSIFSGTTHRRRIKFAFVEVLVPSAFLGSQDSISSMLSRRINSYSSSDLEELLEIETRCRQMQIQKSKWM encoded by the exons ATGGGATGGGACCCGACCATTATTGGAAAATGGAAaccaatgcattttttttttgtactgtTGATGAATTGCTTTCGAGGATTCAAATTCCCTTCCTTGTATGTTTTCTGCGAGCCATTTTTTCAAAATCGATCCGAAAATACGACATCATCGATATTCTCAGGTACAACTCACCGTCGGAGGATAAAGTTCGCTTTCGTTGAG GTACTTGTCCCCAGTGCATTCCTCGGAAGTCAGGATTCTATTTCATCAATGTTGAGTCGCAGGATCAATAGCTATAGTTCATCTGATTTAGAGGAACTTCTAGAGATTGAGACAAGATGTCGGCAG ATGCAAATTCAAAAGTCAAAATGGATGTGA
- the LOC120083290 gene encoding SNAP25 homologous protein SNAP33-like → MFGSRKAHFRIGKHSSTPNPFESDDGVKAQQNQVSSQRTSSDPSLLTENFSSNPFDDDHGHAPSSSSSLTWSERNKYKNDFRDSGGIENQSVQELENYAVYKAEETTKAVNGCLKIAEEIREDATQTLVTLHHQGEQITRTHMVAADIDYDLSRGEKLLGNLGGMFSKTWKPKKTRPISGPIINSDDLVRRKGNHLEQKERLGLTHHKGRTNTKTAFAEPTSAIQKVEVEKVKQDDALSDMSDILVELKEMAVDMGCEIDRQNNVLDRASDDVEVLGDRVKDANRRGRRLLGR, encoded by the exons ATGTTTGGTTCAAGGAAGGCTCATTTTAGGATAGGAAAACATAGTTCTACCCCAAACCCTTTTGAGTCCGATGATGGTGTTAAAGCTCAGCAAAACCAGGTTTCCTCACAAAGGACTTCCTCAGACCCTTCATTATTGACAGAGAACTTTAGCTCCAACCCTTTTGATGATGATCATGGACATGCCCCCTCTTCTTCAAGTTCTCTAACTTGGTCAGAAAGGAACAAGTACAAGAATGATTTTCGTGATTCAGGAGGTATAGAAAACCAATCAGTGCAGGAACTGGAAAATTATGCTGTTTATAAAGCTGAGGAGACAACAAAAGCAGTAAATGGCTGTCTAAAGATTGCTGAAGAGATAAGGGAGGATGCTACCCAAACTTTGGTTACCTTGCATCACCAGGGAGAGCAAATTACCAGGACTCATATGGTTGCTGCTGACATCGATTACGATCTCAGTCGG GGAGAGAAACTGCTTGGAAATCTAGGGGGAATGTTCTCCAAGACTTGGAAGCCAAAGAAAACTCGACCAATATCAGGACCTATTATAAACTCAG ATGATTTAGTAAGAAGAAAGGGCAACCACTTGGAGCAAAAGGAAAGGTTGGGATTGACTCATCATAAGGGGCGGACCAATACAAAAACTGCATTTGCTGAACCTACCAGTGCAATTCAAAAAGTCGAG GTAGAAAAGGTGAAGCAAGATGATGCACTATCTGATATGAGTGATATCTTGGTAGAGCTGAAGGAAATGGCTGTTGACATGGGTTGTGAAATTGATAG GCAGAATAATGTTTTGGATCGTGCTTCTGATGATGTCGAGGTGCTTGGTGACCGAGTTAAAGATGCCAACCGACGCGGTCGTCGTTTGCTTGGAAGATAG
- the LOC120083291 gene encoding LYR motif-containing protein 4, translating to MATPSRSEVLSLFRSLLRTARQFPDYNIREYTKRRTIDAFRENQSLSDASSISSAYAGGKAQLEVAKRQALVYSLYAPKVKSIMDVNL from the coding sequence ATGGCAACTCCATCTAGGTCTGAGGTCCTCTCGCTCTTTCGTTCTCTCCTGCGAACGGCGCGTCAATTTCCCGATTATAACATCAGAGAATACACCAAACGCCGCACAATTGATGCCTTCCGAGAAAATCAGAGCCTCTCCGACGCTTCATCCATCTCCTCCGCCTACGCCGGCGGCAAAGCTCAGCTCGAGGTTGCGAAGCGGCAGGCCCTTGTTTACTCTCTTTACGCgcctaaggtcaagagcatCATGGATGTAAACCTctga